The Coffea arabica cultivar ET-39 chromosome 2c, Coffea Arabica ET-39 HiFi, whole genome shotgun sequence genome includes the window CAACTATATGCAACTTCATTACATCAAACAATAGGCTTCAGTTCACTGACTTTTGGCTCCATGATCCCAAAATATTTGCCCAACTACCCTGCCACTCCTACCATGCAGAGTCTTCTTTCTTTCCCCAAGCTGTCATTCTTTTGCATTGAACATCTGGCCTGGTCATTAGGGCAGTAACTCGAGGTAAATGCTGGAGAATAATCAAAAAGGTAAAATAGATTTTAcagcagaaaaaaaaatgttcatcCATGACTTGATGGAACTGAGAAAACACTTTTTAGGGTATTAAAATTAAGCATACCAATTATTTCTCATGCTTTATGTTTGTGTAACCTTGCTATCTACAAAGAAAACATAGCTGACTTCACCATATTCTTCCAGAGGTTACTACAGGTGCACTCACCGACACGTCCAAGGCTGTCTGGCTACAAAACAAGTTCAAAGATCTGATGAGGACCCAACAATATTCGAAGTTACATACCGTGGAAGGCATACATGTAACCAGGGTTCTGAGCCAAAACCACCAGCAGCAGCAGCTGAAAAGCCTGAAACTAGCTCGCAAGGGAAACATCGACAGGTGACCTCTCAACCGCAACAAAATCAACAGGGAATACTCCTGAGTTTCCAACGAGACCTAAAAGTTAACACCAAGGACTTAGACTCCCACAACCAACATTTCCCTACATTTGACTTCGCTTCAACATCAACTACAAAGCCAGAAACTCATCTTTTCTTGCCATCTCTGACTGATAACAACTTTGCAGGAGATTTGTCTCCTCCATTCATGACTCCCGTAACATCAGGGTCAGACTACTTCTCGGTTTCACCAACTCACATAAGCAGTTATGCAGAAAACCAAAACTCATATGCTTCGGAGTCAGAATTTACAGGCTTGATCTCAGCAGCAACTTCCACTACAAATTCTCCCACTGTTGGCTCAGACTTCCCATTCAGTCAGATTGGCTTTGACACGAACTTTACATTTGATAATTCAGGGTTCTTTTCCTAGTCGTCACagtaaatttgaaaagaaaacaagagtaGAATCGTATGAAATTGTAATTCCAGGTAGTGAACAAAGAAGGCTTTTATAACATCATCATGTGAAGAAGTAGTCAGGTGGAAACCAGCTGAGTAACTGGCATAGAAAGAATATTGTAAACTTAGAGTATCTAGACAGAGGTTAGTGAAGAAACGGTAACAATTTTGTTGGATTCATGACCCGAAGTCCTTTTGATTTTCGTCTCATGCAGTTGTCTGCATTCTGATCAAACTCTGAAATCAAGTAGAATTCAGGTAAGAACTTTGTATCTGACATAACATAATCGATCTTGTTGCAAGCATAAATTCCTAAATACAAATAGTTGGCATGGCAGTCGTTAAGAGCTCAAAAATTCAATGTGCTCTGTATGTTTTCAATCTTATTTTGAAAGATAGCGCTAGATGCATATTTTCTTCACTTCTCAATATCATTAGATAAATCGAAGTTAAATCAACAAATAAGAGATTTCCCCACAAAAGACTTCCAAGGAAATCTCTTAATTAAGCCACTGGATTTGCTTCATACTTTTTTCCCAAATGCGGAACCATGCACGTCCTGGGTATCTGTCAAATCTGTGTGCAGCAGGACGAAATTCAGCCTATGTAACTGCAACTTCAACGATACAAGTACAACAAACAGCGAAATTAGCGTTTTGTCTCATCCAATTTCAATTCCCAAAAAACTAACAGTAAGCAACTGTCAAGCTAACAGGAAAATCACACTAAAAATCGAACTAGTCGACTTCTCAAATTAGTTTCAATTTAGTACGGCCGCTACAAATTCCATCTTCAAAAATTCGTGATTACAACGGCACCCAACATTTTCAGGGCAAAAGTCTTCATATGTGTGTGAGTGAGAGAGCGGAGGCAAACAAAAATTAATTCTCGATTTTCGGTCGTCAGAAAAAGTACGAAGCAGGAGAATAAAAATTTACTAGAAAACCAGCGGAAAATGGGGAGGAGAAGATAGGGTAGAGCTAACGCTAACTTTTTCTTTCCAGAATATCGAGCTTGGCCCTGCCCATCTCCGGCTCATTGTCGTTGTTATGGTGGCGCTGGGCGGGTTGGTGGTGGTACTCGCCGGAACCACACGGAGCAACTTGATTGTGACGTCAACTCTAAACTCTAAAGCAATTCATTTGGGGCTCTAAGCAGAGTCCAATATGGAAAACCTTTCGGCTCAAGGGGTCTCAGTGTACTGGACGGCCCCTGACGTGACCCAATCCAAATGTGGATATTGGCCCATTCTTAAGCTCTGTACTCGGATCATGTAGCGCGGAAATGGTCAGGGGCAATTTGGAAATTCAGAAAACTCTCGAGTCAGCGGGTAGGTTTCATTGTAGGAAAGAGTAACAAGATCAGTGGCCAAAAAAAATGACAACGAAAAATATAAGCCAAAATGATGATCATAGTTTGGTAATCTCAGGGCTATATTAGAGTATCGAGAGAGCAAGATGGTGAATATATTTTGTGTTGGGGGGTGCATAGCTCTCGTGAGTTTTTACTTCCTTTTTGTCTGTTGGAGttatggcttttttttttttttttttcaaatattgtcATATCATTTCTAAGAAAACTGCCATCAGTAGAGATGATATCACAATACTCCTTCACAATCAGtgaaaatataccaaggaagagaagaaaaggaggG containing:
- the LOC113724913 gene encoding probable WRKY transcription factor 53; amino-acid sequence: MENSADWELGNLINELMLGRELAKQLQVHINAPSSSPESRDSLVHKILNSYEKALNMLKSNAAVGVGEREQSTGTTIAMSESRSRQNTGLAIGMSDSPRSLSASPHSDDSDREFRDQDSRDVSRKRKTMPRWTKHVQVCPGMGLEGPLDDGFSWRKYGQKDILGAKHPRGYYRCTHRHVQGCLATKQVQRSDEDPTIFEVTYRGRHTCNQGSEPKPPAAAAEKPETSSQGKHRQVTSQPQQNQQGILLSFQRDLKVNTKDLDSHNQHFPTFDFASTSTTKPETHLFLPSLTDNNFAGDLSPPFMTPVTSGSDYFSVSPTHISSYAENQNSYASESEFTGLISAATSTTNSPTVGSDFPFSQIGFDTNFTFDNSGFFS